The Verrucomicrobium spinosum DSM 4136 = JCM 18804 genome includes a region encoding these proteins:
- the dinB gene encoding DNA polymerase IV, which translates to MPQPRIVMHVDMDAFFASIEQRDHPEFQGKPVIVGSPPDQRGVVCAASYEARAFKVHSAMPSRTAGKLCPQGIFVRPRMSVYRAESAKIMQVLQNFSACIEQVSVDEAYLDVSPSYQNYDDQDTALEAAETMAREIKARIKQEVQLTATVGLGSNKFLAKLGSGFQKPDGLTLIRERDKIAFLRPLPVGAIHGVGPVTAKELNERGFMTVGDLQETTIPLTDILGSWSATLKQRALGTDERPVDPTDERKSISSENTFLNDTDDRPTLRAALKELALDVAQTLGKEGVGALTIQVKVRYSDFTTLTRQLRVDDPLTQTDEIYRLACHLLARHQLVKSPLRLIGIGVSTLVPPVRTQLRLPL; encoded by the coding sequence ATGCCTCAGCCCCGGATCGTCATGCACGTGGATATGGACGCGTTCTTCGCGTCCATCGAGCAGCGTGATCATCCAGAGTTCCAGGGCAAGCCCGTCATTGTCGGTTCCCCGCCCGATCAACGTGGGGTGGTCTGCGCGGCCAGCTATGAAGCCCGCGCCTTCAAGGTGCACTCGGCCATGCCCTCCCGCACCGCCGGAAAACTCTGCCCCCAGGGCATCTTTGTTCGCCCTCGAATGAGCGTGTACCGCGCAGAGTCGGCCAAGATCATGCAGGTTCTCCAGAACTTCAGCGCTTGCATCGAGCAGGTATCAGTGGACGAAGCCTACCTTGACGTCAGCCCCTCCTATCAAAACTACGACGATCAGGACACCGCTCTGGAGGCTGCGGAGACCATGGCCCGTGAGATCAAAGCCCGCATCAAACAGGAGGTGCAACTCACCGCCACGGTGGGACTCGGGTCCAACAAGTTCCTTGCCAAACTGGGCAGCGGCTTTCAAAAGCCAGATGGTCTCACCCTCATCCGGGAAAGGGACAAGATAGCCTTCCTCCGCCCCTTGCCAGTCGGGGCCATTCATGGCGTCGGTCCCGTCACCGCCAAGGAGTTGAACGAGCGCGGCTTCATGACGGTGGGCGACCTCCAGGAGACGACGATTCCACTGACTGACATCCTCGGCTCGTGGTCCGCCACCTTGAAACAGCGCGCCCTAGGCACCGATGAGCGGCCGGTTGACCCCACCGACGAGCGCAAGAGCATCAGTTCCGAGAACACCTTCCTCAATGACACGGACGACCGTCCCACGCTTCGTGCTGCCCTCAAGGAGCTTGCGCTCGATGTAGCCCAGACGTTGGGAAAGGAAGGCGTCGGAGCCCTTACCATCCAGGTCAAAGTCCGCTACAGTGATTTCACCACTCTGACGCGCCAGCTTCGCGTGGATGATCCGCTCACGCAGACCGACGAGATCTATCGTCTCGCCTGTCACCTCCTCGCTCGCCATCAGCTGGTCAAGTCCCCCCTTCGTCTCATCGGCATCGGTGTTTCCACCCTCGTCCCTCCCGTTCGCACCCAGCTGCGCCTGCCGCTTTGA
- a CDS encoding MIP/aquaporin family protein produces the protein MMSPYLAELVGTALLILFGNGVVANVVLTKSKGNGGGWIVITAGWGMGVMLAVYAVGKISGAHLNPAVTIALAAIGKFDATLVPGYIIAQVLGAFLGATLTWLAYLPHWGATKDAPTKLGVFCTIPAIRNRLSNLICEIIGTAVLVFGALAIPSSTNLIDNGWATGFGPMLVGLLVFAIGLSLGGPTGYAINPARDLGPRLAHALLPIAGKGSSDWGYAIVPIVGPIIGGLAGAFLQRTLYV, from the coding sequence ATCATGTCTCCCTACCTGGCTGAACTTGTCGGAACTGCCCTCCTCATCCTGTTTGGAAACGGCGTCGTGGCCAACGTGGTCCTGACCAAGTCCAAGGGCAATGGCGGCGGCTGGATTGTCATCACAGCAGGATGGGGCATGGGGGTCATGCTTGCCGTCTATGCCGTGGGAAAGATCAGTGGAGCCCATCTGAATCCGGCTGTCACCATTGCTCTCGCCGCGATTGGCAAGTTTGATGCGACTTTAGTCCCCGGGTACATTATCGCCCAGGTCCTCGGCGCCTTCCTTGGAGCCACGCTTACCTGGCTGGCCTATCTGCCCCACTGGGGTGCCACCAAAGACGCCCCCACCAAGCTGGGAGTCTTCTGCACCATTCCCGCCATCCGAAACCGGCTCTCCAATCTGATCTGCGAAATCATCGGCACCGCCGTCCTCGTCTTTGGTGCCCTCGCCATCCCCAGCAGCACGAACCTCATTGACAACGGCTGGGCCACTGGCTTCGGCCCCATGCTCGTCGGCCTGCTCGTCTTCGCCATTGGCCTTTCTCTCGGTGGCCCCACAGGCTATGCCATCAACCCCGCCCGTGACCTTGGCCCCCGCCTGGCCCACGCCCTCCTGCCTATCGCAGGCAAAGGCTCCTCCGACTGGGGTTATGCCATCGTACCCATCGTTGGCCCCATCATCGGCGGCCTCGCTGGCGCCTTCCTCCAGCGCACCCTCTACGTCTGA
- a CDS encoding murein hydrolase activator EnvC family protein, translating into MDAAFIRLSPAEVAALPTAVRFDAPMGTESGAFTYNAQRFRVNRHLGDDLNGIGGWNSDLGDPVYASGVGKVIYAGWVGPGWGNMVILAHQVPDASAPMGYRVCQTIYAHLDEVLTQCDAVLARGAQLGTVGTANGRYLAHLHFEVRESLSVYPGIGYADAPLDRVPPEEFLKRYRGKGGDLLLPGMRE; encoded by the coding sequence TTGGACGCGGCATTTATCCGGTTGTCACCTGCGGAGGTGGCGGCGTTGCCGACGGCGGTTCGCTTTGATGCGCCGATGGGCACGGAAAGCGGTGCATTCACTTACAATGCCCAGCGGTTTCGCGTGAACCGGCATCTGGGGGATGATCTCAATGGCATCGGTGGATGGAACTCGGATCTGGGAGATCCTGTCTATGCCAGTGGGGTGGGGAAGGTGATCTATGCGGGCTGGGTGGGGCCAGGATGGGGGAATATGGTGATCCTTGCACATCAAGTGCCAGATGCCTCTGCGCCAATGGGTTATCGTGTGTGCCAAACCATCTATGCCCATCTGGATGAGGTCCTCACTCAGTGCGATGCGGTGCTAGCCCGGGGGGCACAACTTGGCACGGTGGGCACGGCCAACGGCCGGTATCTGGCTCATCTTCACTTCGAAGTGAGGGAGAGCCTCTCGGTGTATCCCGGCATCGGCTATGCGGATGCGCCTCTGGATCGTGTGCCGCCTGAGGAGTTTCTGAAGCGGTACCGTGGGAAGGGTGGGGATTTGCTTTTGCCTGGGATGAGGGAATGA
- a CDS encoding Fur family transcriptional regulator, translating into MTEAIRQTLESFLASKGLRRTKQRDVIIEAAFGTQEHFNAEDLHAMSRRIDRTISRATVYRTLSLLVDCGLLREVDLGRDQTYYDPNFLDKPEHNHLICVDCDRVVEFEDDHIAVMEDCITRRLGFTPASKTIRIVAKCDQLGRTGQCAYRDQERAGHGSHGLSHAHAH; encoded by the coding sequence ATGACCGAGGCCATCCGACAGACCCTGGAATCCTTCCTTGCCAGCAAGGGACTTCGCCGCACGAAACAACGCGATGTCATCATTGAGGCTGCCTTTGGCACGCAGGAACACTTCAACGCGGAAGATCTGCACGCCATGTCGCGTCGCATTGACCGCACCATCTCACGGGCCACCGTTTACCGCACGCTCAGCCTGCTGGTGGATTGCGGCCTGTTGCGCGAGGTGGATCTGGGCCGCGATCAGACCTACTACGACCCCAACTTCCTGGACAAACCGGAACACAATCACCTTATCTGCGTGGACTGTGACAGGGTCGTTGAATTTGAGGATGACCACATCGCGGTGATGGAAGACTGCATCACCCGTCGTCTCGGTTTCACACCGGCATCCAAGACCATCCGCATCGTCGCCAAGTGCGATCAACTTGGCCGGACTGGTCAATGCGCCTACCGGGATCAGGAGAGGGCCGGGCACGGTTCCCATGGCCTGAGTCACGCTCACGCGCACTGA